The sequence TAGTCCAACCAAGATGTAATTTTCCAGGGGAAGCTCCATGAAATACAGCAAATGCATTTTCACCGTCTCCAATGGCAGTAAATATATTTTCTGTGACAAAAAGAGGATTCGCAGCTAGTTTAAACCAGAGGATATCCATGCTTTTTGGCTGTCGCTGTATTTTTATTCCAGCACTTTGCCTAATAATAGAATTACGACCATCTGCACCAATTACTATGTCGGCTGTAATTTCTCTTCCATCTGCTAATCTAATACCTGCGACACGATTATCAATTCGTAGCAAGTCTTTAACAGCTACGCCTTGGATAAATTCAAAATGACTATATTTCCGAGCTTCTAAAATTAAGGTTTCAAGTAAAGGTGGTTGAGAAAATAAAGTACAGGGTTGAGTATCAGTTTCTATAGGTTCATCAACTTTAAATAACGGTTTTTTGTTTAAAATAAATTCCCATGCATTGAGTTCTCGATGAGGAATTTCTTCAAGTATTTTTGATAATCCCATTTCATCAAGAGCATTTAAACCACTTGGCATTAAAGCCTCTCCACGAAACACTCGACGGAAATCAGAAGCAGCTTCAACTAATGTGACTGCAATCCCTCTTTGGACAAGCATTAAGGCAAGAGTTACACCAGTTGGGCCACCTCCTGCGATTGCGACTTTTTTCATGGTTTATTAAAAATGGGTAATTGGTAATTGGTAATTGGTAATTGGTAATGGGTAATTGGGCATTGGGCATTGGGCATTGGGTAATTGGTCCCAAAGTGATTATTACGAACTTCATCATGTTGGGTTACGACACAATTAATATAGATTTCCGTGTCTAACCCAACCTACAAAGTTTATAAATTATCTAACCCACAGCGTTTAAAATCTCGTCATCAATTGAAAAATCAATTTCTTTTTTATCTCGTTCGGATACTAAATAATCGTTTTTAAATGAATCTTTTAGTCCAGATGTTAAATCGTAATCTGGATGCCAATCTAATTCTGTGATGGCTTTGTTAACCGACGCGAAAAAGTGTTGCATTCTCATGGGGAAAGCTTTGCGCTTGCCAAAATCAAATTTTTTGGGGTCATAATGCACGATTTGAATGTCGTCGGCTGATTTACCTACAGCTACAGCACAAGCACGGGCTAAACCATCAAAAGTTACGTAACGATTTCCCGAAACGTTATAAATCTGTTTAATTGCATTAGAATTACCTATAACTTGAGTCATTGCTTTGGCTAAGTCCTTAACGTGACCTAGCTGAGTTATATGCAATCCGTTACCGGGAATAGGAAGCGGACGATTTCTAGTGATTCTGTCAAAAAACCAAGCTTCTAAATCGTTGTAATTTTGAGGCCCGTAAATATAGGTGGGACGAATTGACGTAAAAGGAAAGTCCCGAACTTCAAGGAAACTTTCGGTATGATGTTTTCCCTTATGACGACTTTTTTCGTCTACTGCATCTCCCTCTACATGAGGCAAGCTATCTGATTTGAGATAAACTCCAGCAGAACTCATGTACACAAAATGCTGCAACCGATTTTGAAAAATATCTGCTAATGGTTGAGTATCTGTCAGTTCGCGTCCATTATTGTCGAAAATGACATCAAAATTTTCGTTTTTTAACTTTTCTTGTAACTGCTTTGAGTCAGTGCGATCGCCTATTATCTGGGTGACGTTCTCGACTGGTAACGGACGATTGCCGCGATTGAACAATACCACATCATGTCCTTGTTCAACCAGTAATTGAGTGAGATACACACCGATAAACCGAGTACCCCCCATGATTAAAATTCGCATAGAACCCCTGCTATATCTGCTACTTGTTCGCACTTTCAAAAAGGATGAAGAACAGAGAATATAAGTCAATCCTCCGAACAATGTCGTAAATGTCAAAACTTCATCCTTACTTGAGATTATCAGGAAAGCGGCAACAGCAGAGTGAAGGAACTTCTATGGTGAAAATTACGTCACCACAAGGGTTACAATTTCCGTTTCATACAAAAAGCGGGAAGCTTTACGTTTGATTAATCGCACGGCAAATACCATTGTTGGCTTCAGTAAAAACGCACGCTTATATGATGATTTCATATGCACTACATCCCTTGCTGCTTCTGTTCCGCAATTATTCCACGATGGGAAGCCATATTTCAAAGAGCAAAAATTTCACGATTGTGAAGAGAAAAAGAGGAACCCTGGGGATGTGAAAATTTTGGATAAATAATTTAAGCTATCTTCATTATATATACGTATATATACCCTTTAAAACTTAAAGCTCTGCCGTGTTGAAATATTTAACTTATTGCAGTGACAAAAATCTACATGCTAGTACAAAAGTTCTTTATCTATAAATGGTAGCTGTGCCTTTAAAGTATGCTTTGGTGCATGAGTGGCTGACACCGGAGGCAACTGGTGGTTCGGAACTCGTAGTACGAGAAATTTTGAATCATATTGATGCCCAATTGTATGCTCTCATCGATTTTGAATCTAGAAATCCGGAAAGTTATTTATATAAACGTCAGATTGGCACTACAGCTTTACAGTATTTACCCGCATCGAGAAAAGGTGTACAAAAGTACTTACCATTGTTGCCGTTAGCTATTGAGCAGCTCGATTTACGTCAACATGATGTGATTCTTTCTTCGTCCCATGCCGTTGCAAAGGGGATTTTAACGACTCCAGACCAGTTGCATATTTGTTACTGTCATAGTCCGATGCGTTACGCATGGGATCTAACTTTTGACTATCTCCGAGAAAGCAAACTTGGAACAGGAATGGTGGGATGGTTAACCCGTTATATACTGCATCGTTTAAGGCAGTGGGATGTTCTAAGCGCCAATCGAGTTGATTATTTTATAGCCAATAGCGCACACACCGCACGTCGCATTTGGAGATGTTATAGAAGAGACGCTGAGGTTATCTATCCACCAGTAAATACCGAAAGTTTTCCTTTTTTATCTCAGAAAGAAGATTTTTATCTTACTGTTTCCCGGTTAGTAAGTTACAAGCAAGTAACTTTAATTGTCAAAGCTTTTAATCAATTACAAAAACCTTTAGTAATAATTGGTACCGGTCCCGAGATGGATAAAATCCTTAAGATAGCCAAACCCAACATACAAATACTAGGATGGCAGCCAGACGATATGGTAAAAAAATATATGGCGAATGCCCGAGGTTTTGTGTATGCTGCTTGTGAAGATTTTGGTATTGCCTTAGTTGAAGCACAAGCCTGCGGTACTCCAGTCATAGCCTATGGTGCTGGGGGTGCTTTAGAAACGGTGCGAGATATTCGCTCCCACGGCAATACGGGAACGGGTGTATTTTTTCAGAAACAAACAGAAGCCTCTTTAATCGAAGCAGTGGAAACTTTTGAAGCAAAAGCTGACAAATTCAGTCCTGAATATGCCAGAAAGCACGCTGCTCAATTCTCGAAGCAGATGTTTGCTTCTCGTTATCTCAACTTTGTCCATATGTGTGAGGAAAAAACCAACAAAAGGAAAATAGAAATTTGATTAGTAAGATTGTTTTAGAGGATAAAGTAGATTTGCTTCCCAAGCACTTTGAAAAGCTTCTATAAGCTTTAAGATTGGGACTATGTGTGGTGTGGATTGAAAGGAGTATGATGACGGCACAGACCTCACTCCTCTCCGGTAAAATTACGCGTACTTTCTTTAAACGCGGTTACCAGAAAAAGAAGTCAAAATTTAAGCCCCTAGGTTTTTCTTTTGAAGCTTTAAACGGAGAGAAAGCTAAACGACTGTTCGATATAATATTTTCCCTGTTAGTACTAATTCTGTTTTCTCCTGTTTATTTAATTCTGGCTTTGTTGATTGCTATAAGTTCGCATGGTCCTATTTTTTACATTCAGGAAAGAGTCGGAAAAAATTACAAGCGATTTAATTGTATTAAATTTCGCACCATGGTGAGCAATGCCGATGAAGTTTTGATACAGATGATGGAAACATCTCCTCAGTTCAA comes from Rivularia sp. PCC 7116 and encodes:
- a CDS encoding FAD-dependent monooxygenase, which codes for MKKVAIAGGGPTGVTLALMLVQRGIAVTLVEAASDFRRVFRGEALMPSGLNALDEMGLSKILEEIPHRELNAWEFILNKKPLFKVDEPIETDTQPCTLFSQPPLLETLILEARKYSHFEFIQGVAVKDLLRIDNRVAGIRLADGREITADIVIGADGRNSIIRQSAGIKIQRQPKSMDILWFKLAANPLFVTENIFTAIGDGENAFAVFHGASPGKLHLGWTISEHHKNINISKLTKADWAKMFASISPSWLAEHFIDCADSIEKPIKLSVVVGLCPRWYAPGVLLLGDAAHPMSPIRAQGINIALRDVIVAVNHLVPVLTKETENKQIDEVFSQIQKEREPEIIRIQQLQKEEARQHEILPKNLFLRKIVFRLARLGNKVVRLSWIQRQKKMRQGVTQVKLEV
- a CDS encoding glycosyltransferase; this encodes MPLKYALVHEWLTPEATGGSELVVREILNHIDAQLYALIDFESRNPESYLYKRQIGTTALQYLPASRKGVQKYLPLLPLAIEQLDLRQHDVILSSSHAVAKGILTTPDQLHICYCHSPMRYAWDLTFDYLRESKLGTGMVGWLTRYILHRLRQWDVLSANRVDYFIANSAHTARRIWRCYRRDAEVIYPPVNTESFPFLSQKEDFYLTVSRLVSYKQVTLIVKAFNQLQKPLVIIGTGPEMDKILKIAKPNIQILGWQPDDMVKKYMANARGFVYAACEDFGIALVEAQACGTPVIAYGAGGALETVRDIRSHGNTGTGVFFQKQTEASLIEAVETFEAKADKFSPEYARKHAAQFSKQMFASRYLNFVHMCEEKTNKRKIEI
- a CDS encoding NAD-dependent epimerase/dehydratase family protein → MRILIMGGTRFIGVYLTQLLVEQGHDVVLFNRGNRPLPVENVTQIIGDRTDSKQLQEKLKNENFDVIFDNNGRELTDTQPLADIFQNRLQHFVYMSSAGVYLKSDSLPHVEGDAVDEKSRHKGKHHTESFLEVRDFPFTSIRPTYIYGPQNYNDLEAWFFDRITRNRPLPIPGNGLHITQLGHVKDLAKAMTQVIGNSNAIKQIYNVSGNRYVTFDGLARACAVAVGKSADDIQIVHYDPKKFDFGKRKAFPMRMQHFFASVNKAITELDWHPDYDLTSGLKDSFKNDYLVSERDKKEIDFSIDDEILNAVG